The Streptomyces puniciscabiei genomic interval CGAGGAACAGCAGGGGCCCACGCTTGTCCTGGGGCGTGTCCGTCCATCTGCGCCGCCCGGCCGAGGCCAGCCGGCGCAGCCCGCGCGTAACGGTGATCAGCGGGTGGAGGACATCGGTCGCGCTGTCGGCCGCCGTCCGGGCCAGCTCCCGGCTCCGGGCGAGCTGCGTCCGGGCGATCTGGGCGCTGTCCTTGCTCAGGATGCGGGGGAGAGGGCGCCGGGCCACTGCTGTCTCCTGACGGTGCGTGCGGGCGGGACGAGCGGGGTCAGAACTTGATGCCGCCGAGGAGACTCGCCAGGCTCTCGCCGCCTGCCTTGATGCTCGGGGCGATGCCCGTGTTGGCGAGGTAGAAGCCGAACAGGGCCGAGGTGCAGGCGTGTGAGCCCTTGAGGCCGTCCTTGCGGAAGAAGAGGAAGACGACGACGCCGAGCAGCATGACGCCCGAGATGGAGAGGATCATTTGAGGCCTCCTGGTGTCGAGGGGGGACAGTCACCCTGAGTTCTTCCAGGATCACAGCATGTATCTATACTATTAAAGGTGCAACTGGGTGAAATCTGGTTGATTTCGCCCGGTCGGCGGAGCGGACCACGGCCCGGCTGAGCTGGGCGGTTGCCTCCGGCGGCGCCTGTCGGTGATCTTTACCTCGGGCACAACGGGTCATGTGCCGCGCGAGCCAGTACCCTGGCGATTCACTCGTACGGCCGCGTTCCGCTCGCGCTGCCGTACGCTCCCTGCAGTCCCCGAAGTTCCCAGGAGAGGCGGTCCGGCCGATGAGTGAAGCCCCCGACCCCGAGGTCGTGGAGCTGGCGACCAAGATCTTCGATCTGGCCCGGCAGGGGCAGACCGAGGCGCTCGTCGCGTACGTCGACGCCGGCGTTCCGGCCAACCTCACCAACGACCGCGGCGACTCCCTGGTGATGCTCGCCGCCTACCACGGTCACGCCGACGCGGTACGCGCCCTCCTCGCCCGGGGCGCCGCGGCGGACCAGATCAACGACCGGGGCCAGACCCCGCTCGCGGGCGCCGTCTTCAAGGGCGAGACGGAAGTGATCAAGGCGCTCCTGGAGGGCGGCGCCGACCCGGCGGCGGGGACGCCGTCGGCCCTCGACACCGCCCGCATGTTCGGCAAGACAGAACTCCTGGAGCTGTTCGGCGCGCGCTGACGCGCCTGTCCTGACCAGGTACGACACGGAAAACGGGGGAGGCGGTAAAGGGCCGCCGGAAATACGGTCGCGGCAGCGCAAACGGCCGGGTCATCATGGCGACGTGGTTCACGGACGCGATGGCTGGGCAGGGGTTGCCGCACCGCGCGGGCCGTGATGCGGTCCGCATGGGCCACCGACGAGAGGCAGAGAGAGATGGTCTACAGCAAGCAAGAGACGGCGGGCGCTCCGACGTTGTGTCACGCGGCCAGGTAGTGCGTGTTCCCCGGATGCGTCGACGCTTGATGTGAGGCTGTTTCCCATGTTCGATCCGGTCATAGCGCCCAGCGGTACGCTGCTCGGCCTGCTCCAGCGGGGCCGCGGCGACGGCACACTGCACGCGCTCACCGCCCCGCGCGCCGAAGCCCTCGCGGCCCTGGACCACTGTGTGCTGCGCGATCCCCGCCACGACTGGCAGGTGGAGAACCGCTCCCTCTACTACGCCCGGCTCTACCTCGACCTGAACGGCGAGCTGGACGCGATCGAGGCGCACCTCTTCGACCCCGAGGACGTCCTCGACACCGACGAGTCCCGCACCGGCCTCGCCCTGGCCGTCCTCGGGCACCTCGCCTCCTACGGCAGGCGGGACGCGCTCGAACTGCTGCGCCGGTACGCCGCCCACGGGTCCAACTGGGCCTGGGCCCTGGACGAGCTGGCCCTCAGGGACGACGACGCGGGCCTGCGTGCCCTCGCCGCGCCCGTCCTGGCCCGCTTCCCCGCCGACGCGGAGGGCGAGGCCGAGCTGGCCGCCGCCGTCCGCGACGCCTTCGAGCCGCGGCCATGGCGCCTGTGGGCGGAGGATCCGCGCGAATCGATCGCCACGCGCGTGCGTGCCGCCCAGGAGACCGGCTGTTTCGACCGCTGGCAGCGCCAGATGCGGCCCAGCGGCCCGCGCCCCGGCTGGAGCGTGCGCGCCGTCTTCGAATGGGCGCAAGCGGGCCTGGACCGCGGCGCCGCCCTCCATGTGCCGGCCGCCCGGTGTCTGGTCGCCGTGGCCGGCCCCGAGGACCGGCCGGAGATCGTCCAGGCCGCCCGCGACGGCATCGACGGCGCCCGCTGCACCGCGCTGCGCTATCTCGCCGACAGCAACGACCCCGACGCCCTCGGCCTGATCGAGGCCGCCGTCGCCGACGGCACCACCGTCGTCGTGGAGGCCGCCGTCGACGCCTTCGAACGGATGCGCGGCGTCGCCGTCGTCGACCGTGCCCGCGGCTGGGCCCAGCGCCCCGACGCGCTCGGCGCCGCCGCCGGACGCATACTCGCCTGCCACGGCGGCGTCCAGGACCGCGACCTCGTCCTCGGTGCCCTTCGTGAGGCCGTACGCGGCGAGGGCCCGGACGCACCCACGCTGTGGACCCTCGTCGACGGCGCCGGACGTCTCGGCATCGCCTGCGCGGCCCCCGTCCTGCGCCACATCTACCGTGAGACGGCCTCCTCCCATCTGCGCGGCCGCGCCGCCCGGGCCCTGGCCGCGACCGACCCCTCCTTCGCCACCGGCTTCGCCGTCGAATGCCTGTGGGACTGCGAGGAGACCACCCGCGAAATCGCCGCCCGGCACGCCGAGACCGGTGACGCCCGGGTCGTGGAGCGCCTGCGCCGCCTGGCCGCCGATCCGGCCGAGGAGGCGGAGGTACAGACGGCGGTGCGCAGCCGCTTCGGACCCGACGCCGCCCTCGGCTGACCTCCCGCATGCACTCGGCCCGGGCGGACGCCCGCCCGCCGGGTGAACACCGGGTGTCCCGCAGGTCAGGCGGTCATGACGGCCGCCTGACCTGCGCGGGTGTGCAGCTCAACGCTCATGGGACGTTCCCCGGGCGGAAAGATCGACGTTGACGCGGCCACGTCCGGCGCGGCGACAACACCGGTATGCGTGTCGTCATCGTGACCGAATCCTTTCCCCCCGATGTGAACGGCGTGGCCCACTGCGCGCTCCAGACCGCCCGGCACCTCGTAGATCGCGGTCACCATCCGCTCGTCGTCGCCCCCGCCCCCGCTCCGGGCAGCGGACCGGACACGGACGCCCCGTGCCCGGTCGTCCGGATCCCCTCCCTCCCGCTCCCCGGCTATCCCCAGGTCCGCGTCGCCCTGCCCAGCCGGCGCCTCGCCGCCGCGCTCGTCCAACACCGCCCCGACGTGGTCCATCTCGCCAGCCCCTTCGTCCTCGGCGTGCGCGGCATGGCCGCCGCCGCCAAGCTGGGCATCCCCGCCGTCGCCGTCTACCAGACCGACCTGGCCGGATACGCCCGCACCTACATGGGTGCCGGCGAGGCGGCCGCCTGGCGGCGGATCCGCTCCGTGCACGCCGCCGCCGACCGCACCCTCGCCCCCT includes:
- a CDS encoding ankyrin repeat domain-containing protein — encoded protein: MSEAPDPEVVELATKIFDLARQGQTEALVAYVDAGVPANLTNDRGDSLVMLAAYHGHADAVRALLARGAAADQINDRGQTPLAGAVFKGETEVIKALLEGGADPAAGTPSALDTARMFGKTELLELFGAR
- a CDS encoding HEAT repeat domain-containing protein yields the protein MFDPVIAPSGTLLGLLQRGRGDGTLHALTAPRAEALAALDHCVLRDPRHDWQVENRSLYYARLYLDLNGELDAIEAHLFDPEDVLDTDESRTGLALAVLGHLASYGRRDALELLRRYAAHGSNWAWALDELALRDDDAGLRALAAPVLARFPADAEGEAELAAAVRDAFEPRPWRLWAEDPRESIATRVRAAQETGCFDRWQRQMRPSGPRPGWSVRAVFEWAQAGLDRGAALHVPAARCLVAVAGPEDRPEIVQAARDGIDGARCTALRYLADSNDPDALGLIEAAVADGTTVVVEAAVDAFERMRGVAVVDRARGWAQRPDALGAAAGRILACHGGVQDRDLVLGALREAVRGEGPDAPTLWTLVDGAGRLGIACAAPVLRHIYRETASSHLRGRAARALAATDPSFATGFAVECLWDCEETTREIAARHAETGDARVVERLRRLAADPAEEAEVQTAVRSRFGPDAALG